The following are encoded together in the Capsulimonas corticalis genome:
- a CDS encoding helix-turn-helix domain-containing protein, with protein MDAGHLISRGKRRHPDRIWNSFLLIYVASGVLSIQEGETPFTVSAGETLLLWPGRRHFGREDYPKDLTFFWLHFDCPDAAPGLEAQPLTVSQHVRVARPEKLAEMFRWFLDDQENGVRSQLAADLVATLILCESARALEDLKDDDAPRSPLAGQAREYIRTHFRERLSASVVSHAMSVNTNYLSRIYKRSFGKTMTEEINTCRMALARVKLLENKETVDCIAREVGYHDVVYFRRVFQRSHGMTPRAYQRAFSHDNVVSY; from the coding sequence TTGGATGCCGGACATCTGATCTCTCGCGGGAAAAGAAGGCATCCCGATCGGATTTGGAATTCGTTCCTTTTGATCTATGTGGCGTCCGGGGTCTTGAGCATTCAAGAAGGTGAGACGCCCTTCACGGTGAGCGCCGGCGAGACGCTTCTGTTGTGGCCGGGCCGGCGTCACTTTGGTCGGGAGGACTACCCGAAAGACCTGACGTTTTTCTGGCTGCATTTTGACTGTCCTGACGCCGCGCCAGGACTGGAGGCGCAACCGCTGACGGTTTCTCAGCATGTCCGTGTGGCCCGTCCGGAAAAGCTCGCCGAGATGTTCCGCTGGTTTCTCGACGATCAGGAAAACGGCGTCCGCAGCCAGCTTGCGGCCGATTTGGTCGCCACCCTGATTCTCTGTGAATCGGCGCGCGCATTGGAGGATTTGAAGGATGATGATGCGCCCCGATCACCGCTTGCGGGGCAAGCGCGCGAATATATCCGCACGCACTTTCGTGAACGGCTAAGCGCGTCGGTCGTATCGCATGCAATGAGCGTCAACACCAATTACCTCTCCCGTATTTACAAGCGCTCTTTCGGCAAAACCATGACTGAGGAGATCAACACCTGCCGCATGGCGCTGGCTCGGGTGAAGCTCTTGGAAAACAAGGAAACCGTGGACTGTATTGCGCGTGAAGTTGGCTATCATGATGTCGTGTATTTTCGCCGCGTATTCCAACGCAGCCATGGAATGACGCCTCGCGCTTATCAACGCGCATTCTCACACGACAATGTTGTCAGCTATTGA
- the argG gene encoding argininosuccinate synthase, which yields MSNILQSLPIGEKVGIAFSGGLDTSAAIYWMRQKGAIPYCYTAHLGQPDETDYDSIPRRALEYGAEAARLIDCRPQLVREGLAALQCGAFHITTAGVAYFNTTPIGRAVTGTMLVGAMKEDSVDIWGDGSTYKGNDIERFYRYGLMVNPELRIYKPWLDQQFIDELGGRKEMSELLEKAGLEFHMSKEKAYSTDSNIWGATHEAKDLEFLKNGLRIVEPIMGVAHWREDVAIKPEEVTVTFEEGLPVALNGKTFDSPVDLVLEANAIGGRHGLGMSDQIENRIIEAKSRGIYEAPAMALFHIAYERLVTGIHNEGTIEQYRDMGRRLGRLLYEGRWFDPQSMMLRETLQRWVAKPITGEVTVELRRGNDYTILNTESPNLTYAPERLTMEKYDGSFTPQDRIGQLTMRNLDITDSRAKLFVYANAGLISTQAMEGLRLLDAPKADESAE from the coding sequence ATGAGCAACATTCTGCAGTCTCTCCCGATCGGCGAAAAGGTCGGGATCGCATTTTCGGGGGGCCTGGACACCAGCGCCGCGATCTACTGGATGCGCCAGAAGGGCGCGATCCCCTACTGCTACACCGCGCATCTCGGCCAGCCGGATGAGACGGATTACGACAGCATTCCTCGCCGCGCATTGGAGTACGGCGCGGAGGCGGCGCGGCTGATCGACTGCCGCCCGCAGCTGGTGCGCGAGGGTCTCGCGGCCTTGCAGTGCGGCGCGTTCCATATCACCACAGCGGGCGTCGCGTACTTCAATACGACCCCGATCGGACGCGCGGTGACCGGCACAATGCTGGTGGGCGCGATGAAGGAAGACTCCGTCGATATCTGGGGCGACGGCAGCACCTATAAGGGCAACGATATCGAGCGGTTCTATCGCTACGGCCTGATGGTGAACCCGGAGCTGCGCATCTACAAGCCGTGGCTGGACCAGCAGTTCATCGACGAGCTTGGCGGCCGCAAGGAGATGTCCGAGCTTCTGGAAAAGGCCGGCCTTGAGTTCCACATGAGCAAGGAGAAGGCCTACTCCACCGACTCGAACATCTGGGGCGCCACGCACGAAGCCAAAGATCTAGAGTTCTTGAAGAACGGCCTGCGGATCGTCGAGCCGATCATGGGCGTCGCGCACTGGCGCGAAGATGTCGCGATCAAGCCCGAGGAAGTTACGGTCACCTTCGAGGAAGGCCTGCCGGTCGCCCTCAACGGCAAGACGTTCGACAGCCCCGTGGACCTGGTGCTGGAAGCAAACGCCATCGGCGGCCGCCATGGCCTCGGCATGTCCGACCAGATCGAAAACCGGATCATCGAAGCCAAGAGCCGTGGTATCTACGAAGCCCCCGCGATGGCGCTGTTCCACATCGCCTACGAGCGCCTCGTGACAGGGATCCACAACGAAGGCACGATCGAGCAGTACCGCGACATGGGCCGCCGCCTCGGACGCCTGCTCTACGAGGGCCGCTGGTTCGACCCGCAGTCCATGATGCTGCGCGAAACCCTCCAGCGCTGGGTCGCCAAGCCCATCACCGGCGAAGTCACAGTCGAGCTGCGACGCGGCAACGACTACACGATCCTGAACACCGAAAGCCCGAACCTCACCTACGCTCCCGAGCGCCTGACGATGGAGAAGTACGACGGCAGCTTCACCCCGCAGGACCGCATCGGCCAGCTCACCATGCGCAACCTCGACATCACCGACAGCCGCGCCAAGCTATTTGTCTACGCGAACGCCGGTCTGATCAGCACGCAAGCCATGGAGGGCCTGCGCCTGCTCGACGCGCCGAAGGCGGACGAAAGCGCCGAATAG
- a CDS encoding alpha/beta fold hydrolase: MTAFSVKKAIPVISTLFALSACLLGAPDTRAAPPSDPDWPFNAKTFGRTFTHRFTTVNGVRLHYVIGGKGDLVVLLHGYPETWYDWRKVMPGLAAHYTVVAPDMRGLGESSIPADGDYTKKTVADDIYKLVRSLGRKRVFLVAQDMGGPVAISYAGAHPGDVPALVFIESGIPGYGLEKAMDPSQGGMWHFGFFAAPKFPEMLTRGREREFLTAFAFRSHFVYQKTAFTDADISEYVRRYTKPGGMTAGFGYYRAFAQDAKDSQKMFAKTKLTLPILAIGGAHGLKATSKENVERLDANVTGLIFSDAGHFVNEERPGELNKAVLAFFAGK, encoded by the coding sequence ATGACTGCATTCTCCGTAAAAAAGGCAATACCCGTCATATCCACTCTTTTTGCGCTCAGCGCTTGTCTTCTCGGCGCGCCGGACACTCGGGCCGCGCCGCCGAGCGATCCTGACTGGCCCTTCAACGCGAAGACCTTTGGTCGAACGTTTACCCATCGATTCACCACGGTGAACGGCGTGCGTCTACATTATGTCATCGGAGGCAAGGGGGATCTCGTCGTGCTGCTGCACGGCTACCCGGAGACCTGGTATGACTGGCGAAAAGTGATGCCGGGCCTGGCGGCGCATTACACCGTCGTGGCGCCGGATATGCGCGGTTTAGGCGAAAGCTCGATTCCCGCTGATGGCGATTATACCAAGAAAACCGTTGCGGACGATATTTACAAACTCGTGCGAAGTTTGGGACGCAAGCGAGTCTTTCTCGTCGCGCAGGATATGGGGGGACCAGTTGCGATTAGCTATGCGGGAGCGCATCCCGGCGACGTCCCCGCTCTTGTCTTTATCGAGAGTGGGATACCGGGCTACGGCCTGGAAAAAGCCATGGATCCGTCCCAGGGCGGTATGTGGCACTTTGGCTTCTTCGCCGCTCCGAAATTTCCCGAGATGCTGACGCGCGGCCGTGAAAGAGAATTTTTGACGGCTTTTGCCTTCCGAAGCCATTTCGTCTATCAGAAAACCGCTTTTACCGACGCCGATATCTCCGAATACGTCCGTCGCTACACAAAACCAGGCGGCATGACGGCCGGCTTCGGCTATTACCGCGCATTCGCCCAGGACGCCAAGGACAGTCAGAAAATGTTCGCCAAAACCAAACTCACGCTGCCGATCCTGGCAATTGGCGGAGCGCATGGCCTGAAAGCTACCAGTAAAGAAAATGTCGAGCGTTTAGACGCCAATGTTACCGGATTAATCTTCTCCGATGCCGGCCACTTTGTGAACGAGGAGCGGCCGGGCGAGCTCAATAAAGCCGTGCTGGCTTTCTTCGCCGGAAAGTAA
- a CDS encoding L-rhamnose mutarotase, with amino-acid sequence MPRVAFCLQIKRELLEEYKERHRHVWPEMQDALRETGWRNYSLFLRDDGLLFGYVEVENFAESTAAMARTEVNARWQREMAPYFESLEGQAPDAAMVPLPEVFHLA; translated from the coding sequence TTGCCGCGAGTCGCTTTCTGTCTACAAATCAAGCGTGAGCTTCTGGAGGAATACAAGGAGCGCCACCGCCACGTCTGGCCGGAGATGCAGGACGCCCTGCGGGAAACGGGGTGGCGCAACTACTCCCTCTTCCTGCGTGACGATGGCCTGCTGTTTGGCTATGTGGAGGTCGAGAACTTCGCCGAATCCACGGCCGCAATGGCCCGGACGGAGGTGAATGCGCGCTGGCAGCGCGAGATGGCGCCCTACTTCGAGAGCCTCGAAGGCCAGGCGCCCGACGCGGCGATGGTTCCGCTGCCGGAAGTCTTTCATCTGGCGTAG
- a CDS encoding GntR family transcriptional regulator translates to MPDMSNGVRLPAAERLAAALLGRIERGEYAPGEWLPTERELAAEFRADRSTIRSALSSLAAKDLIVRETGRRPRVSLRPADEAGDQNSREAKVALQTLAVLSPQTPHYPASPSIQRGVLQVLINKEAPYRLIVFDNNAETRAETIRRERRALESIRNEGISGVIVWHQGNLHTLPDLRLLQEAGIPMVLVDRCDPSFACDFVGIDNSAAAREAVTHLLDLGHQRVMHLTMDDPTITVRDREQGYRDAMMSHGIRPEPDWTYRMSNAVHLQPPVTSAADHFLGLAERPTAVFVLNDLIAHEFMTELQARGVRVPEDISIMGFDDMDRHSLRPSPLTTVHQPFEQMGEKAVDLLLTRLAQPAGAPVAHRHILLPTRLVIRTSCIPLLP, encoded by the coding sequence ATGCCTGATATGAGCAATGGTGTGAGGCTTCCGGCTGCCGAGCGGCTTGCCGCGGCGCTTTTGGGCCGGATTGAGCGGGGGGAGTATGCGCCGGGCGAGTGGCTGCCGACGGAGCGGGAGCTGGCGGCGGAGTTCCGCGCGGACCGGTCGACGATCCGTTCCGCGCTTTCGTCGCTGGCGGCGAAGGATTTGATCGTGCGCGAGACCGGGCGTCGGCCGCGTGTCAGCCTGCGCCCGGCCGATGAAGCGGGCGACCAAAACTCGCGTGAGGCGAAGGTCGCGCTGCAAACGCTGGCGGTGCTCTCGCCGCAGACCCCGCATTACCCGGCGTCGCCCTCCATTCAGCGCGGCGTGCTGCAAGTGCTGATCAACAAGGAAGCCCCGTACCGATTGATCGTCTTCGATAACAACGCGGAGACGCGCGCCGAGACGATCCGTCGCGAGCGGCGCGCGCTGGAATCGATCCGGAACGAAGGCATCAGCGGCGTCATCGTCTGGCACCAGGGCAACCTGCACACGCTTCCCGATTTGCGGCTTCTTCAGGAAGCGGGGATCCCGATGGTGCTGGTGGACCGGTGCGATCCGTCGTTCGCCTGCGACTTTGTCGGGATCGATAACTCGGCGGCGGCGCGCGAGGCGGTCACGCATCTGCTCGATCTGGGGCACCAGCGCGTCATGCATTTGACCATGGACGATCCCACCATCACGGTTCGGGACCGCGAGCAGGGGTATCGTGACGCGATGATGTCGCACGGCATTCGCCCGGAGCCGGATTGGACCTACCGGATGTCGAACGCCGTGCATTTGCAGCCGCCCGTGACGAGCGCGGCCGATCACTTCCTGGGACTGGCGGAGCGGCCGACCGCCGTATTTGTCTTGAACGACCTGATCGCGCATGAGTTCATGACGGAGCTTCAGGCGCGCGGCGTCCGCGTGCCCGAGGACATCAGCATCATGGGCTTCGACGATATGGATCGCCATTCGCTGCGCCCATCTCCATTGACCACCGTGCATCAGCCGTTTGAGCAGATGGGGGAGAAGGCCGTCGACCTGCTGCTCACCCGCCTCGCCCAGCCGGCGGGCGCTCCCGTCGCCCATCGTCACATTTTGCTGCCCACGCGATTGGTCATCCGCACGTCCTGCATCCCGCTTCTTCCATAG
- a CDS encoding DUF1559 domain-containing protein has translation MSVAINPLRRGFTLIELLVVIAIIAILAAILFPVFAKAREKARQISCASNLRQIGIGILQYVQDNDENYPTGAQNCPLGQGWAGRVYPYIKSTAVFKCPDDPSPAPPTGSYTLSYSANFNFLRTDGGSANDPHSGQNLASLRSPAKTVFLCETEGDYAPLLDPAENNGNGVISATTNGNYNGTVYAFNGYNTGGRMATGCLGGSNCSAYLAAPANFYEGFTALTGLHTDGSNYMMCDGHIKWYRGSQVSGGSNAIAADCQQGGGAPSDCTTTVQTMAEGTEGSRFAVTFSTQ, from the coding sequence ATGTCTGTTGCCATTAACCCGCTCCGTCGTGGTTTCACACTCATCGAACTACTCGTTGTGATCGCTATTATTGCCATTCTAGCAGCCATTCTCTTCCCAGTCTTCGCCAAGGCGCGGGAGAAGGCGCGCCAGATCAGCTGCGCCTCGAACTTGCGGCAGATCGGCATTGGCATACTTCAGTATGTTCAGGATAACGACGAGAACTATCCCACAGGCGCCCAAAACTGCCCGCTTGGCCAGGGTTGGGCCGGCCGTGTCTATCCTTACATCAAAAGCACAGCCGTTTTCAAGTGTCCCGACGATCCCAGCCCGGCGCCGCCGACGGGCTCGTATACCCTTTCGTATTCCGCCAATTTCAATTTCCTGCGCACCGATGGCGGTTCAGCCAATGATCCTCATTCGGGTCAGAATTTAGCGTCGCTCAGATCGCCCGCCAAAACCGTATTCCTCTGTGAGACGGAAGGCGACTATGCGCCCTTGCTGGATCCGGCGGAAAACAATGGGAATGGGGTCATTTCAGCAACCACAAACGGCAATTACAATGGCACCGTCTACGCTTTCAATGGATACAATACCGGCGGACGAATGGCGACCGGCTGTTTAGGCGGCTCCAACTGCTCCGCCTATCTTGCGGCGCCGGCAAATTTTTATGAGGGCTTCACGGCGCTGACCGGACTTCACACCGATGGCTCCAACTACATGATGTGCGACGGCCATATCAAGTGGTATCGCGGCTCGCAGGTCTCCGGCGGATCGAATGCGATCGCGGCGGACTGCCAGCAGGGCGGCGGCGCTCCGTCGGACTGCACGACGACCGTCCAGACAATGGCGGAAGGCACGGAGGGCAGCCGTTTCGCGGTAACCTTCAGCACGCAGTAA
- a CDS encoding DUF1559 domain-containing protein has translation MHTVGNRSRSGFTLIELLVVIAIIAILAAILFPVFAKAREKARQISCASNERQIGIGILQYVQDNDENFPAGRNDQGLQLGQGWAGKVYPYVKSTLVFHCPDDPNPPQRDAVNYQISYTANFNFLRTDGGSTGDPHFGQALAVLSSPAKTVFLCESNGDFAKLLDINEGNGNGIQSATTNGSLDGSIYAAANYGKGGSMATGCLGGVDCSANVGGPGGNGFLAKTGLHTDGSNYMMCDGHIKWYRGSQVSGGSNALAADCQQGGGGGAECAGSDNTAAEGTEGTRFAITFSVK, from the coding sequence TTGCATACTGTTGGAAATCGAAGCCGTTCTGGTTTCACTCTGATCGAACTTCTCGTTGTTATCGCTATCATTGCGATTCTCGCCGCTATTCTTTTCCCCGTTTTTGCGAAGGCCCGTGAGAAGGCGCGCCAGATCTCCTGCGCGTCCAACGAACGGCAGATCGGTATCGGAATCCTTCAGTACGTGCAGGATAACGATGAAAATTTTCCGGCCGGCCGGAACGACCAGGGTCTTCAGCTTGGACAGGGATGGGCCGGGAAAGTATATCCCTACGTCAAGAGCACGCTGGTGTTCCACTGCCCGGATGATCCCAATCCTCCCCAGAGAGACGCCGTCAACTATCAAATTTCCTATACCGCCAACTTCAACTTCCTGCGAACGGATGGCGGATCCACGGGCGATCCCCACTTTGGACAAGCGCTGGCGGTGTTGAGTTCGCCCGCGAAGACCGTCTTCTTGTGTGAATCGAATGGCGATTTCGCGAAATTGCTGGACATCAATGAAGGCAACGGTAATGGGATTCAGTCGGCGACGACGAACGGCAGCCTCGACGGCAGCATTTATGCAGCCGCGAATTATGGGAAAGGCGGCTCGATGGCGACCGGTTGCTTGGGCGGCGTCGACTGCTCGGCGAATGTTGGTGGCCCTGGGGGGAATGGCTTCCTTGCCAAGACCGGGCTTCACACCGATGGCTCCAACTACATGATGTGCGACGGCCACATCAAGTGGTATCGCGGCTCGCAGGTTTCCGGCGGATCCAACGCTCTTGCCGCGGACTGCCAGCAAGGCGGCGGCGGCGGGGCGGAATGCGCGGGATCCGATAACACTGCCGCCGAAGGTACGGAAGGCACACGTTTCGCCATCACATTCAGCGTCAAATAA
- a CDS encoding family 78 glycoside hydrolase catalytic domain, whose translation MKHRLTFIAAAATAAALAPAVHGASDLQPGQLRCEYLVNPLGVDAQHPRLSWKLASQTRGQRQTAYEILVARGAGALKANHGDLWDSGKVTSDDSSAIEYAGPALASGQQCWWKVRVWDKDGAVAESPAASWRMGLLKPSDWKAQWISAQTPRGVQIDGNNLSPSPYLRRMFSVGKTVQQATVFVTAHGVYELHLNGAKVGDAVMAPGWTDYKKRVEYQAYDVTSALKKGANTIGAVLGDGWYSGYIGFSHRRDYFGVRPELRLQMEIVFTDGSRQTLVTDGAWKGSQGPITYSDMLQGESYDARKELAGWDLPGSRSTGWTGVLLNGSSQPTNQVNVTVKVASMVADNKVAVVSGNDLGGDPAYNTVKRLRIDYTLDGAPHSQTADEKETINIPGPGEAGGKLVVQKAVYGVLDPQSGPAAMVGQHGPPIRVTEHIKPIGMTEPAPGVYIVDLGQNMVGWTRLKVQAKAGTRIQLRFAEMLDPKGQVYTTNLRSAKSTDTYICKGGGVEVWEPHFTFHGFRYVEVTGYPGKPAMDAVTGCVIGSDTPKTGTFECSSPLVNQLQHNIVWGQRGNFISIPTDCPQRDERLGWMGDAQIFVRTATYNRDTAGFYEKWMQDVEDAQSSQGGFSDVSPRTVDDSDGAPAWGDAGVIVPWTVYQAYGDKGIVEKHWAAMNRWMDYITSVNPGGLWMERRNNDFGDWLSINADTPKDVLATAYYAYDASLMARMARALGHTEEAAKYDALFAHIKDAFNTAFVSPDGKIKGDTQTGYVLALRFQLLPDALRPMAATHLTDDIAAKNSHLSTGFVGVGYLCPTLTATGHNDVAYKLLQNDTFPSWGFSIRQGATTIWERWDGWTPDKGFQDPGMNSFNHYSLGSVGQWLYQDVAGIDTDPDQPGYKHILMHPHPGPGLSHASATFDSIHGPITSAWKIDNGVFVWNVTVPANTTATAWIPAAGADGVTESGKKIDSASGVKFVREESGSAVYELQSGTYRFSAPAEPTM comes from the coding sequence ATGAAACACCGCTTAACCTTTATCGCAGCCGCCGCCACTGCCGCCGCGCTTGCGCCCGCCGTCCACGGAGCCTCCGATTTGCAGCCAGGACAGCTTCGCTGTGAGTATCTGGTGAACCCGCTGGGCGTGGACGCTCAGCATCCTCGCCTGAGCTGGAAATTGGCGTCGCAAACGCGCGGCCAGCGCCAGACGGCGTATGAGATCCTGGTGGCGCGCGGCGCGGGCGCGCTGAAGGCGAACCACGGCGATCTCTGGGATAGCGGTAAGGTCACTTCCGATGATTCCAGCGCCATTGAGTACGCCGGGCCGGCGCTGGCGTCCGGGCAGCAGTGCTGGTGGAAGGTGCGCGTTTGGGACAAGGACGGCGCCGTGGCGGAGAGCCCCGCCGCGTCCTGGCGCATGGGACTGCTGAAGCCGTCGGACTGGAAGGCGCAGTGGATTTCCGCGCAGACGCCGCGCGGCGTGCAGATCGACGGCAATAACCTTTCGCCCTCACCCTATCTGCGCCGCATGTTCTCCGTCGGCAAGACGGTCCAGCAGGCCACGGTGTTCGTGACCGCGCACGGCGTCTACGAACTGCATCTCAATGGCGCGAAGGTTGGCGACGCCGTCATGGCGCCGGGGTGGACGGACTATAAGAAGCGTGTGGAGTACCAGGCGTACGATGTTACGTCGGCGCTCAAGAAAGGCGCGAACACCATCGGCGCGGTCCTGGGCGACGGCTGGTACAGCGGCTACATCGGTTTCAGTCACCGGCGCGACTACTTCGGCGTCCGTCCCGAGCTGCGCCTTCAGATGGAGATCGTATTCACCGACGGCTCGCGTCAAACCCTCGTGACCGATGGGGCGTGGAAGGGATCGCAGGGGCCGATCACTTACTCCGACATGCTGCAAGGCGAGTCTTACGACGCGCGTAAGGAACTGGCCGGCTGGGATCTTCCCGGATCCCGGTCCACGGGCTGGACCGGCGTTCTATTGAACGGCTCCAGCCAGCCGACGAACCAGGTCAATGTGACCGTGAAGGTGGCGTCGATGGTGGCGGACAACAAAGTCGCCGTCGTCTCCGGCAACGATCTTGGGGGCGATCCCGCCTACAACACCGTCAAGCGCCTGCGCATCGATTATACGCTGGACGGCGCGCCGCACTCGCAGACGGCGGATGAGAAAGAAACCATCAATATTCCTGGGCCGGGCGAGGCGGGCGGCAAGCTTGTCGTCCAAAAAGCCGTTTACGGCGTGCTGGATCCGCAGAGCGGGCCGGCGGCGATGGTCGGCCAGCATGGTCCGCCCATCCGCGTGACCGAGCACATCAAGCCGATCGGCATGACGGAGCCCGCCCCGGGAGTCTATATTGTCGATCTCGGGCAGAACATGGTCGGCTGGACACGATTGAAAGTTCAGGCCAAGGCGGGAACGCGTATCCAATTGCGCTTCGCCGAGATGCTCGATCCCAAGGGGCAGGTCTACACGACGAACTTGCGGTCGGCCAAATCTACGGATACATATATCTGCAAGGGCGGAGGCGTCGAAGTCTGGGAGCCGCACTTCACCTTCCATGGCTTCCGCTATGTGGAAGTGACCGGGTACCCCGGCAAGCCGGCCATGGACGCCGTCACAGGATGTGTGATCGGCTCGGATACGCCGAAGACTGGGACGTTCGAGTGCTCCAGCCCGCTTGTCAATCAGCTTCAGCACAACATTGTCTGGGGGCAGCGCGGCAACTTCATCAGCATTCCGACCGACTGCCCGCAGCGCGACGAGCGCCTGGGCTGGATGGGCGACGCGCAGATCTTCGTCCGCACCGCGACGTACAACCGGGACACGGCGGGCTTCTACGAGAAGTGGATGCAGGATGTCGAGGACGCGCAGTCGTCGCAGGGCGGATTTTCCGATGTTTCCCCGCGCACCGTGGACGATTCCGACGGGGCGCCCGCCTGGGGCGACGCCGGCGTGATCGTCCCCTGGACCGTGTATCAGGCGTACGGCGACAAGGGCATTGTCGAGAAGCACTGGGCGGCGATGAACCGCTGGATGGACTATATCACCAGCGTCAACCCGGGCGGCCTCTGGATGGAGCGCCGCAACAACGACTTCGGCGACTGGCTCTCCATCAACGCCGACACGCCCAAGGACGTGCTCGCGACGGCCTACTACGCCTACGATGCTTCGCTGATGGCGCGCATGGCGCGCGCGCTCGGCCACACGGAGGAGGCGGCGAAGTACGACGCCCTGTTCGCGCACATCAAAGACGCCTTCAATACGGCGTTTGTGTCGCCCGACGGCAAAATCAAAGGCGATACCCAGACCGGCTATGTGCTCGCCCTGCGCTTCCAACTGCTGCCAGACGCGCTTCGGCCGATGGCGGCGACACATCTGACGGACGATATCGCGGCGAAGAACAGCCACCTGTCCACGGGCTTTGTCGGCGTCGGCTACCTCTGCCCCACGCTCACGGCGACCGGCCATAACGATGTCGCCTACAAGCTGCTGCAAAACGACACCTTCCCGAGCTGGGGATTTTCGATCCGGCAGGGCGCGACGACGATCTGGGAGCGGTGGGACGGCTGGACGCCTGACAAGGGCTTCCAGGATCCCGGCATGAATTCGTTCAACCACTATTCGCTCGGTTCGGTCGGACAGTGGCTCTATCAAGATGTTGCGGGAATCGACACCGATCCCGATCAGCCCGGCTACAAGCATATCTTGATGCACCCGCATCCCGGCCCCGGACTGAGCCACGCGAGCGCGACATTCGACAGCATTCATGGCCCGATCACGAGCGCCTGGAAGATTGACAACGGCGTGTTCGTGTGGAATGTCACCGTGCCCGCCAACACGACGGCGACGGCCTGGATCCCCGCCGCGGGCGCCGATGGCGTCACCGAGTCGGGCAAGAAGATCGACAGCGCCTCGGGAGTGAAGTTTGTACGGGAGGAATCCGGCTCCGCGGTGTATGAACTACAGTCCGGAACGTATCGCTTTTCGGCGCCCGCTGAGCCTACGATGTGA